A region from the Schistocerca serialis cubense isolate TAMUIC-IGC-003099 chromosome 1, iqSchSeri2.2, whole genome shotgun sequence genome encodes:
- the LOC126464224 gene encoding RNA-binding protein Musashi homolog 2 isoform X2 — MEGNGILKHEIHNGLVPMNGNQNGTSGRSSPNGGGGSGGDPAPGKLFVGGLSWQTSSEKLKEYFGMFGTVTDVLIMKDPVTQRSRGFGFITFEDPQTVEKVLKVPIHTLDGKKIDPKHATPKNRGKVTNRTKKIFVGGVSQDTSSDEVKAYFNQFGKVEETVMLMDQQTKRHRGFGFVTFEDEDTVDRVCEIHFHTIKNKKVECKRAQPKEAVQSALLGKRVVLGPLGVRVGAAPPLTPAGQLAAAQVHVQAAAQVQNAAALAGYGKLFGAYPALASYRYAPYPLPAAAAAPAPAPTTAAAAAAAAATPALAPPTALPANPYQGYSLTNVDMSSFQGVDWGSMYGMGMYV; from the exons ATGGAAGGAAACGGTATATTGAAACACGAGATTCACAACGGATTGGTACCAATGAACGGAAATCAGAATGGAACCTCTGGAAGGTCATCACCAAATGGTGGCGGTGGCAGTGGGGGTGATCCAGCACCAGGAAAGCTATTTGTTGGAGGTCTCAGCTGGCAGACGTCATCAGAAAAGCTGAAGGAATATTTTGGGATGTTTGGAACTGTtacagatgttttgattatgaaagaTCCAGTGACACAG AGGAGCCGTGGCTTTGGTTTCATCACATTTGAGGATCCACAGACTGTTGAGAAAGTGCTCAAAGTGCCAATACACACACTGGATGGCAAAAAGATTGATCCAAAACATGCTACACCGAAGAACAGGGGCAAAGTCACCAACCGGACCAAGAAAATATTTGTAGGTGGTGTGAGCCAAGACACATCATCTGATGAAGTGAAAGCATATTTCAATCAGTTTGGAAAAGTCGAAGAAACTGTAATGCTGATGGACCAGCAAACAAAACGTCACCGAGGATTCGGTTTCGTCACGTTTGAAGATGAAGACACGGTAGACCGTGTCTGTGAGATTCACTTCCATACCATCAAAAATAAGAAAGTAGAATGCAAACGTGCACAGCCTAAAGAAGCTGTTCAAAGTGCTCTACTGGGAAAGAGAGTAGTTTTGGGTCCTCTGGGTGTCCGGGTAGGTGCAGCACCACCTCTAACCCCTGCTGGACAGCTGGCTGCAGCACAGGTTCATGTACAAGCTGCCGCCCAAGTGCAGAATGCAGCAGCCCTGGCTGGTTATGGAAAACTCTTTGGAGCATACCCAGCACTGGCAAGTTACCGCTATGCTCCGTATCCCTTACCAGCTGCCGCAGCCGCTCCTGCTCCGGCTCCTACTactgcagccgcagccgccgctgctgctgccacacCGGCCCTGGCTCCTCCAACTGCTTTACCAGCCAACCCCTACCAGGGCTACAGTCTGACCAACGTCGATATGTCTAGCTTCCAAGGTGTGGACTGGGGGTCCATGTACGGAATGGGAATGTACGTCTGA
- the LOC126464224 gene encoding RNA-binding protein Musashi homolog 2 isoform X1 → MTGMEGNGILKHEIHNGLVPMNGNQNGTSGRSSPNGGGGSGGDPAPGKLFVGGLSWQTSSEKLKEYFGMFGTVTDVLIMKDPVTQRSRGFGFITFEDPQTVEKVLKVPIHTLDGKKIDPKHATPKNRGKVTNRTKKIFVGGVSQDTSSDEVKAYFNQFGKVEETVMLMDQQTKRHRGFGFVTFEDEDTVDRVCEIHFHTIKNKKVECKRAQPKEAVQSALLGKRVVLGPLGVRVGAAPPLTPAGQLAAAQVHVQAAAQVQNAAALAGYGKLFGAYPALASYRYAPYPLPAAAAAPAPAPTTAAAAAAAAATPALAPPTALPANPYQGYSLTNVDMSSFQGVDWGSMYGMGMYV, encoded by the exons AT GACGGGCATGGAAGGAAACGGTATATTGAAACACGAGATTCACAACGGATTGGTACCAATGAACGGAAATCAGAATGGAACCTCTGGAAGGTCATCACCAAATGGTGGCGGTGGCAGTGGGGGTGATCCAGCACCAGGAAAGCTATTTGTTGGAGGTCTCAGCTGGCAGACGTCATCAGAAAAGCTGAAGGAATATTTTGGGATGTTTGGAACTGTtacagatgttttgattatgaaagaTCCAGTGACACAG AGGAGCCGTGGCTTTGGTTTCATCACATTTGAGGATCCACAGACTGTTGAGAAAGTGCTCAAAGTGCCAATACACACACTGGATGGCAAAAAGATTGATCCAAAACATGCTACACCGAAGAACAGGGGCAAAGTCACCAACCGGACCAAGAAAATATTTGTAGGTGGTGTGAGCCAAGACACATCATCTGATGAAGTGAAAGCATATTTCAATCAGTTTGGAAAAGTCGAAGAAACTGTAATGCTGATGGACCAGCAAACAAAACGTCACCGAGGATTCGGTTTCGTCACGTTTGAAGATGAAGACACGGTAGACCGTGTCTGTGAGATTCACTTCCATACCATCAAAAATAAGAAAGTAGAATGCAAACGTGCACAGCCTAAAGAAGCTGTTCAAAGTGCTCTACTGGGAAAGAGAGTAGTTTTGGGTCCTCTGGGTGTCCGGGTAGGTGCAGCACCACCTCTAACCCCTGCTGGACAGCTGGCTGCAGCACAGGTTCATGTACAAGCTGCCGCCCAAGTGCAGAATGCAGCAGCCCTGGCTGGTTATGGAAAACTCTTTGGAGCATACCCAGCACTGGCAAGTTACCGCTATGCTCCGTATCCCTTACCAGCTGCCGCAGCCGCTCCTGCTCCGGCTCCTACTactgcagccgcagccgccgctgctgctgccacacCGGCCCTGGCTCCTCCAACTGCTTTACCAGCCAACCCCTACCAGGGCTACAGTCTGACCAACGTCGATATGTCTAGCTTCCAAGGTGTGGACTGGGGGTCCATGTACGGAATGGGAATGTACGTCTGA